The Takifugu rubripes chromosome 3, fTakRub1.2, whole genome shotgun sequence genome contains a region encoding:
- the LOC101068454 gene encoding nuclear receptor coactivator 3: MSGLGENSMEPLSSENRKRKLSTCDTPGLGCERKRREQESKYIEELAELISANLSDIDSFNVKPDKCAILRETVRQIRQIKEQGKASSSDDDVQKSDVSSTGQGVIDKDHLGPLLLQALDGFLFVVNREGSIVFVSDNVTQYLQYKQEELINTSVYNILHEDDREELHKNLPKTNLNGVSWGGETARQKSHTFTCRMLVKFGHGSMEEGPGGPRYETMQCFALTQPKAMIEEGEDLQSCMICVARRVTAMERTESFSTRHELSGKLIQIDQNSVRASMRPGWEDLLRRCIQMFLQHSDGQPWSHKRHYHEAFLQGHAETPLYRFSMSDGTPVTAQTKSKLYRHPMSNEPQGFISTHLLQREPNGYRSAQSGNMMPNTMRQQGMGGPQMNPQMSMNPGGGMGGMSRGFGMSEQGHMGHMGPMGGGSMYGGGGSGGGGNRMMQMNQMGPMNQVGHMNQMNQMGPMNHPGQAMQQHPQQPPFQSSGGFGLSGMNSPSGSPRMSGPQQGLLMSPRNRGSPKMGANQFSPGGLHSPMSGIGSGLGSGGSGTTFSSSSLNALQAISEGVGSSLPSTLTSPSPVLKPDSSPSIHSSSSSSQLTQTAKGGPDGSKSPAGGLGPGPGDHHHPVHHHHHLQHPQAESSGDRPDSQATAAPKESGEGSSEAGLASSEPQRRVPDSKGHKKLLQLLTSPTEELGIGGSGPTAPPLQPPPTSSNTPASSDSKDPTGGMTSPSSSGVSSSSAIVNQGQASAVASLSSAHYTGSLQEKHKILHKLLQNGNTPDEVAKITAEATGKVTLGSQEGGEGGAAGTGGGAGPGMTETKQEQHSPKKEKTHALLHYLLNKDDSKEPADVKPKMEELDGKVAPGAVGGPVRAGPGSGPSSVPDHPESKIKSEPPDDLHNLESILGVLSGSGSDLFPDQTGGGGANDAGNKPQGCLDDNLRGSPGIGPGPQGPFQRSMSMDGKPPGGPGGAGRRPMLIKQENMMGSPDGYPGNMGPMGRGMVPQRSPMGGSGDWGMPRSSASPVGSMMRPGLEYTNNKAMMSGPMVGRSNSVPGGSADMGMGMSPFNQQGQPSQSPSWSDPMMGMEGNRRQFGNTLDDLLVPPTTSEGQSDERALLDQLDSLLNNTDGIALEEIDRALGIPDLVSQTQGAEPPIESFPGQDPAMVLDQKPIYGQGYPGPPAMPMQPGYGGNPMQGQAPQGGFGPMLSQMGQGGSYPGMGAMGGMGHPRANMMRPRMMAANKPMRLQLQQRLQGQQFMNQTRQGMAMKMENMGNPGMRPAMQPGMGGQPGFLNAQMMAQRSREMVTMQMRRQRMMMLMQQQQQAGAAAGGFSPPPNVTAPGGMDNPMGGPSMGQPGPQQFGYGGNYGMGQQGDPSFGPSGGSPPNAMMPGRMGPQNPMMQQHPQGGPMYQGTDMKGWGQGGMARNSSYAQQQFGQQGNPGQYGGMMMNGGMPPNGGGGHMGQMGGQMGMNPMAMGRMPMGPDQKYC, from the exons ATGAGCGGACTGGGGGAGAACTCCATGGAGCCTCTGAGCTCGGAAAACCGGAAACGCAAGCTATCCACCTGTGACACGCCTGGTCTGGG ATGCGAGAGGAAGCGCCGTGAGCAGGAGAGCAAGTACATCGAGGAGCTGGCAGAGTTGATCTCCGCCAACCTCAGCGACATCGACAGCTTCAACGTCAAACCGGACAAATGCGCCATCCTCCGCGAGACCGTGCGTCAGATCCGCCAGATCAAAGAGCAGG GAAAAGCCTCGTCCAGCGACGATGACGTCCAGAAGTCGGACGTGTCCTCGACGGGCCAGGGCGTCATCGACAAGGACCACCTGGGGCCCCTCCTTCTGCAG GCTCTGGACGGCTTTCTGTTCGTGGTGAACCGAGAGGGAAGCATCGTGTTCGTGTCTGACAATGTGACGCAGTACCTGCAGTACAAACAGGAGGAGCTGATCAACACCAGCGTGTACAACATCCTGCACGAGGACGACAGGGAGGAGCTGCACAAGAACCTGCCCAAGACCAACt TAAATGGAGTTTCGTGGGGAGGAGAAACGGCCCGACAGAAGAGTCACACCTTCACGTGCCGGATGCTGGTCAAGTTTGGCCACGGCTCCATGGAGGAGGGGCCGGGGGGGCCGCGCTACGAGACCATGCAGTGTTTTGCTCTCACCCAGCCCAAGGCCATGATCGAAGAGGGGGAAG ACCTTCAGTCATGCATGATCTGTGTGGCCCGCCGGGTCACCGCCATGGAGAGGACGGAGAGTTTCAGTACGCGACACGAGCTCTCTG GTAAACTGATTCAGATCGACCAGAACTCCGTGCGTGCGTCCATGCGTCCTGGCTGGGAGGATTTATTGAGGCGCTGCatccagatgttcctccagcACAGCGATGGGCAGCCGTGGTCACACAAGCGCCACTATCACGAGG CCTTCCTGCAGGGTCATGCCGAGACGCCCTTGTACCGCTTCTCCATGTCTGATGGAACGCCGGTAACAGCTCAGACCAAGAGCAAACTCTACCGTCACCCCATGAGCAACGAGCCGCAAGGATTCATCTCCACTCACCTGCTCCAGAG GGAACCAAACGGCTACCGCTCGGCTCAGAGTGGGAACATGATGCCCAACACGATGAGACAGCAGGGCATGGGTGGCCCCCAGATGAACCCCCAGATGAGCATGAACCCcggtggagggatggggggcATGAGCAGGGGCTTTGGCATGAGCGAGCAAGGCCACATGGGCCATATGGGTCCAATGGGAGGGGGCTCGATGTACgggggaggaggaagcggtGGTGGAGGCAACCGCATGATGCAGATGAATCAAATGGGGCCCATGAATCAGGTGGGGCACATGAACCAGATGAATCAAATGGGCCCCATGAACCACCCGGGCCAAGCCATGCAGCAGCACCCGCAGCAGCCCCCCTTTCAAAGCAGCGGAGGCTTTGGGCTGAGCGGCATGAACAGCCCGTCGGGAAGCCCTAGGATGAGCGGCCCCCAGCAGGGACTGCTGATGTCGCCCCGCAACCGCGGGAGTCCAAAAATGGGCGCTAACCAGTTCTCGCCAGGTG GTTTACACTCTCCTATGAGTGGCATAGGCAGTGGTTTAGGCAGTGGGGGGAGCGGCAccaccttctccagcagctccttaaATGCCCTACAAGCAATCAGTGAAGGAGTTGGGagctccctcccctccaccctAACGTCCCCCTCCCCGGTCCTCAAACCGGACAGTTCTCCCAGCAtccattcttcctcctcctcatctcagCTGACTCAGACAGCCAAGGGGGGCCCGGACGGTTCCAAAAGTCCTGCTGGAGGCTTAGGTCCAGGTCCGGGCGACCACCACCACCCCgtacaccaccaccaccatcttcagcATCCACAGGCTGAGAGTTCTGGAGACCGACCGGACAGCCAGGCGACTGCTGCTCCGAAAGAGTCTGGGGAGGGAAGCAGCGAGGCGGGTCTGGCAAGCTCTGAACCCCAGAGGAGGGTACCGGACAGTAAGGGGcacaagaagctgctgcagttaCTGACTTCCCCGACCGAGGAGCTGGGAATAGGTGGCAGCGGACCGACAGCGCCCCCCTTGCAACCCCCTCccaccagcagcaacactcCTGCATCCTCAGACAGTAAGGACCCCACGGGGGGCATGACTAGTCCTTCATCTTCGGGAGTGTCTTCTTCTTCCGCTATTGTCAATCAAGGTCAAGCATCAGCCGTGGCGTCGCTGTCGTCTGCCCACTACACGGGCTCGCTGCAGGAAAAGCACAAGATCCTCCACAAGCTTCTCCAAAACGGCAACACCCCAGACGAGGTCGCCAAAATAACTGCCGAGGCGACGGGAAAAGTAACACTGGGGAGTCAGGAGGGCGGCGAGGGCGGGGCGGCGGGTACGGGGGGAGGGGCCGGGCCAGGCATGACAGAAACgaagcaggagcagcacagcCCCAAGAAGGAAAAGACGCACGCCCTCCTCCATTACCTCCTCAACAAGGACGACTCCAAAGAGCCCGCAGACGTCAAACCCAAAATGGAGGAGCTGGATGGGAAGGTGGCTCCGGGGGCTGTTGGCGGACCTGTGAGGGCCGGCCCCGGATCTGGACCCAGCTCTGTCCCAGACCATCCTGAGAGCAAGATCAAATCAGAACCACCTGATGAT TTGCACAACCTGGAGTCCATCCTGGGAGTATTGAGTGGTTCGGGCTCTGACCTTTTCCCGGATCAGACTGGAGGTGGAGGGGCCAACGACGCAGGAAACAAACCCCAGGGTTGCCTTGACGACAATCTACGAG GGAGTCCGGGAATCGGTCCAGGGCCTCAGGGACCCTTCCAGAGGTCCATGTCGATGGATGGTAAGCCTCCAGGTGGGCCTGGAGGAGCGGGTAGACGCCCCATGCTCATCAAACAGGAGAACATGATGGGCAGTCCGGATGGTTACCCTGGAAACATGG GCCCGATGGGTAGAGGCATGGTTCCCCAGAGATCTCCGATGGGGGGTTCCGGGGACTGGGGAATGCCCCGCTCCAGTGCCAGCCCGGTGGGATCCATGATGCGCCCAGGTTTGGAGTACACCAACAACAAAGCCATGATGTCCGGGCCGATGGTCGGCCGCTCCAACAGCGTACCAG GAGGCTCTGCTGACATGGGGATGGGAATGAGCCCTTTCAACCAGCAGGGGCAGCCCAGTCAGTCCCCGTCCTGGTCCGACCCCATGATGGGCATGGAGGGTAACAG GCGTCAGTTCGGCAACACCTTGGACGACCTCCTGGTTCCTCCCACCACCAGCGAGGGTCAGAGTGACGAGCGGGCGCTGCTGGATCAGCTGGACTCGCTGCTCAACAACACGGACGGCATCGCTCTGGAGGAGATAGACCGAGCCCTGGGCATCCCGGACTTAGTCAGCCAG ACTCAAGGAGCGGAGCCGCCGATAGAGTCGTTCCCGGGCCAGGACCCGGCCATGGTGCTGGATCAGAAGCCTATCTATGGTCAAGGCTATCCAGGACCCCCTGCCATGCCCATGCAGCCTGGCTACGGAGGGAACCCCATGCAGGGGCAGGCCCCTCAGGGGGGGTTTGGGCCCATGCTCTCTCAGATGGGTCAAGGTGGAAGCTACCCTGGAATGGGTGCAATGGGTGGAATGGGGCACCCGCGGGCTAACATGATGAGACCCCGGATGATGGCCGCCAACAAACCCATGAGGCTCCAGCtacagcagaggctgcagggacaACAG TTCATGAACCAGACACGGCAGGGCATGGCCATGAAGATGGAGAACATGGGCAACCCCGGCATGAGACCCGCCATGCAGCCTGGCATGGGTGGCCAG CCGGGCTTCCTCAACGCTCAAATGATGGCGCAGCGCAGCAGGGAGATGGTCACCATGCAGATGAGGAGGCAGcggatgatgatgctgatgcagcagcagcagcaggccggagcagctgcaggaggattCAGTCCGCCTCCAAACGTCACCGCTCCCGGTGGGATGGATAACCCCATGGGAGGGCCCAGCATGGGCCAGCCGGGCCCCCAGCAGTTTGGCTACGGCGGAAACTACG ggaTGGGTCAGCAGGGAGACCCTTCTTTTGGCCCCTCGGGTGGCAGTCCTCCCAACGCCATGATGCCCGGTCGCATGGGACCTCAAAATCCCATGATGCAACAGCACCCGCAGGGCGGCCCCATGTACCAGGGCACGGATATGAAAGGCTGGGGACAGGGCGGAATGGCGCGCAACAG CTCATATGCTCAGCAGCAGTTTGGCCAGCAGGGAAATCCAGGCCAGTACGGAGGCATGATGATGAACGGGGGCATGCCACCcaatggaggggggggtcacatggGTCAGATGGGAGGGCAAATGGGGATGAACCCAATGGCGATGGGACGCATGCCTATGGGGCCGGATCAG AAATATTGCTGA